One window from the genome of Sphaerotilus microaerophilus encodes:
- a CDS encoding SdrD B-like domain-containing protein: MGTYTIVVSNRGDAASSASYTVVDRLPAGMTVAAVPTGSGWDCSATLLGNAVARCTRSEVIAAASGAVATRAPDITLLVDVAAGACRSPDASGTCTIAAGTALVNQVAVTGGGEPDLPTHTGNNGATDPTPVQQAGAVSGRVWIDQNHNRVFDGGDNVLAGIVVEVLDASGRLVATTRSAADGSYRVDGLTPGNGYSVRFRDAVNGAYYGRPISADPAGGNDPSADPSSGVVPGGVIQGITIPAGGRTRTNQNLPLDPAGVVYAADTRQPLAGAKVELLTAAGALVPTQCVVGGINAVTTTVGTGGIDGGYSLLLNSPVPAGCPGTAEYQLRVTPPAGYALSSEIPPAAGALAIPGGCSNAAFGGVCTVQAQNAAPTGSQSTVYYLRMPLNPTAGPDVVNNHIPLDAAVRPALFVTKTGDRSRAEVGDSMRYTITVKRSDSGVGVLNTIELVDTLPAGLRYIDGTAQLDGVTLTDPTGKPGPVLRFTLKAMAPGAQQVLSYRVRVGVGAQQGTGINRARATSQPGGNCTAARGEVCSNEAQHRVQVTGGVFANEACVVGKVYSDCNHNHMQDAEEPGIPGVRLYLQDGTSFVTDVEGKYSHCGLPPRTHVLVVDQTTLPRGSRLVTSSSRNAGDAGSLFLDLKNGELHRADFIEGSCSPTVTEQVKARRARGDTGALDTEKQGGRVLKFDGKRVTAPQQATDSADQRGDAAGQGEPGAVKPRRDGGKAPPSDPGQTATGQTLNTPVSQTPTSSGATQPPARQP, from the coding sequence GTGGGCACCTACACCATCGTGGTGTCCAACCGCGGTGACGCGGCCAGCAGTGCGAGCTACACCGTCGTCGACCGCCTGCCGGCTGGCATGACGGTCGCGGCCGTGCCCACCGGCAGCGGTTGGGACTGCAGCGCGACGCTGCTTGGCAATGCAGTGGCCCGTTGCACCCGCAGCGAAGTGATTGCGGCGGCCAGCGGCGCTGTGGCGACGCGTGCGCCCGACATCACCCTGCTGGTGGACGTGGCCGCGGGCGCCTGCCGCTCGCCCGATGCCAGCGGCACCTGCACGATCGCTGCCGGCACTGCCCTCGTCAACCAGGTCGCGGTGACTGGTGGCGGCGAGCCCGATCTGCCCACGCACACGGGCAACAACGGCGCGACTGACCCGACGCCCGTGCAGCAGGCCGGCGCGGTGAGCGGTCGGGTGTGGATCGACCAGAACCACAACCGCGTATTCGACGGCGGCGACAACGTGCTGGCCGGTATCGTGGTCGAGGTGCTCGATGCCAGCGGCAGGTTGGTGGCCACCACGCGCAGCGCCGCCGATGGCAGCTACCGCGTCGATGGCCTGACGCCTGGCAACGGCTACTCGGTGCGCTTCCGCGATGCGGTGAACGGCGCCTACTACGGCCGGCCGATCTCGGCCGACCCGGCGGGTGGCAACGACCCGAGCGCCGACCCGTCCAGCGGCGTGGTGCCGGGCGGGGTCATCCAGGGCATCACCATCCCGGCGGGTGGACGCACGCGCACCAACCAGAACCTGCCGCTGGATCCGGCCGGCGTGGTCTACGCCGCCGACACGCGCCAGCCGCTGGCCGGTGCGAAGGTGGAACTGCTGACCGCTGCAGGTGCCCTGGTGCCGACCCAGTGCGTGGTAGGGGGTATCAACGCCGTCACCACCACGGTGGGCACAGGTGGCATCGACGGCGGCTACAGCCTGCTGCTGAACTCGCCGGTGCCGGCGGGCTGCCCGGGCACGGCCGAGTACCAGCTGCGGGTGACGCCGCCGGCCGGCTACGCGCTGAGCAGCGAGATCCCGCCCGCAGCGGGTGCACTTGCCATCCCGGGGGGGTGCAGCAATGCGGCATTTGGTGGGGTGTGCACGGTGCAGGCGCAGAACGCTGCACCCACCGGCAGCCAGTCCACGGTGTACTACCTGCGCATGCCGCTGAACCCGACCGCCGGGCCGGACGTGGTGAACAACCACATCCCGCTCGACGCCGCGGTGCGTCCGGCGCTGTTCGTCACCAAGACCGGCGACCGCAGCCGTGCCGAGGTGGGCGACTCGATGCGCTACACCATCACGGTCAAGCGCAGCGACAGTGGCGTGGGCGTGCTCAACACCATCGAGCTGGTCGACACGCTGCCCGCGGGCCTGCGCTACATCGACGGCACCGCGCAGCTCGACGGCGTGACGCTCACCGACCCGACTGGCAAGCCGGGCCCGGTGCTGCGCTTCACGCTCAAGGCGATGGCGCCGGGCGCGCAGCAGGTGCTGAGCTACCGGGTGCGCGTGGGTGTGGGGGCGCAGCAGGGCACCGGCATCAACCGCGCCCGGGCCACCAGCCAGCCGGGCGGCAACTGCACCGCGGCGCGCGGCGAGGTGTGCTCTAACGAGGCGCAGCACCGCGTGCAGGTGACCGGCGGCGTCTTCGCCAACGAGGCCTGCGTGGTCGGCAAGGTCTACAGCGACTGCAACCACAATCACATGCAGGACGCGGAGGAGCCCGGCATCCCCGGCGTGCGCCTGTACCTGCAGGACGGCACCAGCTTCGTCACCGACGTGGAAGGCAAGTACAGCCACTGCGGCCTGCCGCCACGCACCCACGTGCTGGTGGTTGACCAGACCACGCTGCCGCGCGGCAGCCGCCTGGTCACCAGCTCCAGCCGCAACGCGGGCGACGCGGGCAGCCTGTTCCTCGACCTGAAGAACGGCGAGCTGCACCGGGCCGACTTCATCGAGGGCAGCTGCTCGCCCACCGTGACCGAGCAGGTCAAGGCGCGGCGCGCGCGCGGCGACACCGGCGCACTCGACACCGAGAAGCAGGGTGGCCGGGTGCTGAAGTTCGACGGCAAGCGCGTCACCGCGCCGCAGCAGGCGACCGACAGTGCCGACCAGCGTGGCGATGCGGCCGGGCAGGGCGAGCCTGGGGCCGTCAAGCCTCGGCGCGACGGTGGCAAGGCGCCACCGTCCGACCCCGGCCAGACGGCCACCGGCCAGACTCTGAACACCCCGGTGTCGCAGACGCCGACCTCGTCCGGCGCCACCCAGCCGCCGGCCCGTCAACCGTGA